Proteins encoded in a region of the Zunongwangia endophytica genome:
- a CDS encoding RNA polymerase sigma factor yields the protein MEKTKVTDAILVKDYINGNELALSELIHRHQQRIYSFIYSKVFDKDISEDIFQDTFIKVINTLKKGKYNEEGKFLPWVMRIAHNLVIDHFRRNKRMPKFDNSGDFNIFSVLSDSGLNAEKQIIKDQIETDLREVIRELPEDQLEVLTMRIYKEMSFKEISERTGVSINTALGRMRYALINLRKIIEKHNMVLTN from the coding sequence ATGGAAAAAACTAAGGTAACAGATGCCATTCTTGTTAAAGACTACATTAACGGAAACGAATTGGCCCTCTCAGAACTTATTCATCGTCATCAACAAAGAATTTACAGTTTCATTTATTCTAAGGTATTTGACAAAGATATATCTGAAGATATTTTTCAGGACACATTCATCAAAGTCATCAACACTTTAAAAAAAGGAAAATATAATGAAGAAGGTAAATTTTTACCTTGGGTGATGCGTATTGCACATAATTTAGTGATTGACCACTTTAGAAGAAATAAAAGAATGCCGAAATTTGATAATAGCGGTGATTTCAATATTTTTTCAGTTTTAAGTGATTCAGGATTAAATGCCGAAAAACAAATTATTAAAGATCAGATCGAAACCGATTTGCGCGAAGTAATTAGAGAACTTCCTGAAGACCAATTGGAGGTGCTTACCATGCGTATTTATAAAGAGATGAGTTTTAAAGAAATCTCTGAAAGAACCGGAGTAAGCATTAATACGGCTTTAGGTAGAATGCGATATGCTTTGATAAATCTTAGAAAAATTATAGAAAAGCATAATATGGTTTTAACAAATTAA
- the uvrA gene encoding excinuclease ABC subunit UvrA, translating to MNIDLEKINPKENIIIKGAKLHNLKNINVVIPRNKLVVITGLSGSGKSSLAFDTLYAEGQRRYVESLSSYARQFLGRLNKPKVDYIKGIAPAIAIEQKVNSTNPRSTVGTSTEIYDYLKLLYARIGRTFSPVSGREVKKDSVTDVIKFVKAFPDRTKLLLLAPIFVEEGRDLDEKIKILAQQGYSRIKIADEVLRIDEADLSKAKPENTSLVVDRVIKKDDEDFYNRLADAIEAAFFEGKGELFVETLADNKLHHFSNKFELDGMNFLEPNVHLFSFNNPYGACPKCEGYGDVIGIDADLVIPNTGLSIYENAIYPWRGDSMSWYRDQLINNSHKFDFPIHKPYFELTQEQQDLVWNGNQYFEGLNQFFDFLERKAYKIQNRVMLSRYRGKTKCSTCNGKRLRQEAEYVKINGTSITELVVKPLDKVRAFFAELKLDEYEEVIAKRLLTEINNRLKFLSEVGLDYLTLNRKSNTLSGGESQRINLATSLGSSLVGSMYILDEPSIGLHPRDSERLIGVLKNLRDLGNTVIVVEHDEEIMKEADEIIDIGPEAGTHGGHVVATGTLKEILKSDSLTAQYLTDKKRIEVPKERKKWTREINILGARENNLKNIDVTFPLGIFTAITGVSGSGKSTLVKKLLYPAVQKQLGGYGEKVGQFSGIKGDFKNLKSVEFVDQNPIGRSSRSNPVTYIKAYDDVRNLFSSQKISKIRGYKPKHFSFNVDGGRCETCKGEGEVTIEMQFMADVHLQCEACDGKRFKKEILEVKFNEKNIDDILNMTIDDAIDFFDMHNENKIANKLQPLQDVGLGYVQLGQSSSTLSGGEAQRIKLASFLIKGNTKDKALFIFDEPTTGLHFHDIQKLLKSFNALIDKGHTVIVIEHNMDLVKCADFVIDLGAEGGENGGYLVTQGTPEQVAKHKDSYTAGYLKSKLK from the coding sequence ATGAATATTGATTTAGAGAAAATAAACCCCAAAGAAAATATTATTATTAAGGGTGCAAAACTGCACAATCTTAAAAATATAAACGTTGTTATACCGCGTAATAAACTGGTAGTGATTACCGGCCTTTCTGGCTCGGGTAAATCCAGTTTAGCATTCGATACTTTATATGCCGAAGGACAACGGCGTTATGTTGAAAGTTTATCTTCGTATGCGCGCCAATTCCTGGGAAGACTGAATAAGCCAAAAGTCGATTATATTAAAGGAATTGCACCTGCAATAGCTATCGAACAGAAGGTAAATTCTACCAACCCGCGATCTACCGTAGGAACTTCTACTGAAATTTACGACTATCTAAAATTACTTTACGCACGTATCGGTAGAACATTTTCTCCGGTATCAGGTAGAGAAGTAAAAAAAGATTCGGTTACCGATGTGATTAAGTTCGTCAAAGCATTTCCCGATCGTACGAAACTCCTCCTCCTTGCTCCTATTTTTGTGGAAGAAGGAAGAGATTTGGATGAAAAAATTAAAATTCTTGCACAACAAGGTTACAGCCGAATTAAAATTGCAGATGAAGTTCTTAGAATTGATGAAGCCGATTTAAGTAAAGCTAAGCCTGAAAATACTTCTCTCGTCGTAGATCGTGTTATTAAAAAGGATGATGAAGACTTCTATAATCGATTAGCCGATGCTATCGAAGCAGCGTTTTTTGAAGGTAAAGGGGAATTATTTGTAGAAACACTTGCAGATAATAAATTACATCACTTCAGTAATAAATTTGAGCTTGATGGAATGAATTTCTTGGAACCCAACGTCCATTTATTCAGTTTTAATAATCCTTACGGTGCATGTCCAAAATGTGAAGGTTATGGCGATGTAATCGGTATTGATGCAGATTTAGTAATCCCTAACACCGGTTTATCTATTTACGAAAATGCTATTTATCCATGGCGTGGTGATAGTATGAGTTGGTATCGGGATCAATTGATTAATAATTCTCATAAGTTCGATTTTCCGATACATAAACCTTATTTCGAACTAACTCAGGAGCAACAAGATTTGGTATGGAACGGTAATCAATATTTTGAAGGATTAAATCAGTTTTTTGACTTTTTAGAACGAAAAGCTTACAAGATTCAAAATCGTGTAATGTTATCGCGTTACCGCGGAAAAACAAAATGTTCCACCTGCAACGGAAAGCGATTGCGACAAGAAGCAGAATATGTAAAGATCAACGGAACCAGTATTACTGAACTGGTTGTAAAACCTCTTGATAAAGTAAGAGCCTTTTTTGCCGAGTTGAAATTGGACGAATATGAAGAGGTAATTGCAAAACGCCTGCTTACTGAAATCAATAACCGACTTAAATTCTTATCTGAAGTAGGCTTAGATTATCTTACACTAAACCGGAAATCGAATACCCTTTCTGGTGGAGAATCTCAACGTATTAATCTGGCAACTTCTTTAGGTAGTAGCCTTGTAGGCTCCATGTATATTTTGGATGAACCTTCGATTGGTTTGCACCCGAGAGATAGCGAGCGCTTGATAGGTGTTCTTAAAAACCTGCGCGATTTAGGGAATACCGTAATTGTTGTAGAGCATGATGAAGAAATCATGAAAGAAGCCGACGAAATTATCGATATAGGTCCTGAAGCTGGTACGCATGGTGGTCATGTGGTAGCAACAGGAACCTTGAAAGAAATTCTGAAATCAGATTCACTTACCGCGCAATATCTCACAGATAAAAAACGTATCGAAGTTCCTAAAGAAAGAAAAAAATGGACTCGAGAAATCAATATTCTTGGCGCAAGAGAAAACAATCTTAAAAATATTGATGTTACTTTTCCATTAGGAATATTTACCGCGATTACGGGAGTTTCAGGAAGTGGTAAAAGTACGCTGGTAAAAAAATTACTTTATCCCGCAGTACAGAAACAACTTGGCGGTTATGGTGAAAAGGTAGGCCAGTTTAGCGGAATTAAAGGAGATTTTAAAAATCTAAAATCAGTTGAATTTGTAGATCAAAACCCAATTGGTAGATCTTCAAGATCAAACCCGGTAACTTATATTAAAGCTTACGATGATGTAAGAAATCTTTTTTCATCTCAAAAAATCTCAAAAATTAGAGGTTATAAACCAAAGCATTTTTCTTTTAATGTTGATGGCGGCCGCTGTGAAACCTGTAAAGGTGAAGGTGAAGTAACTATCGAAATGCAGTTTATGGCTGATGTTCATTTGCAATGCGAAGCTTGCGATGGAAAACGCTTTAAAAAGGAAATTCTTGAAGTAAAATTCAATGAAAAAAACATTGATGATATTTTAAATATGACCATCGATGATGCTATTGACTTTTTCGACATGCACAACGAAAATAAAATAGCTAATAAATTGCAACCTTTACAAGATGTAGGATTAGGATATGTTCAACTAGGACAAAGTTCTTCTACGCTATCTGGAGGGGAAGCACAGCGTATTAAATTAGCTTCTTTCTTGATAAAGGGAAACACAAAAGATAAAGCACTGTTTATTTTTGATGAGCCGACTACCGGACTTCATTTTCATGATATTCAGAAATTATTAAAATCATTTAATGCGCTGATTGATAAAGGCCATACCGTAATTGTGATAGAACATAATATGGATTTAGTAAAATGCGCAGATTTTGTTATCGATTTAGGTGCTGAGGGTGGCGAAAATGGTGGTTATCTTGTAACGCAAGGAACTCCAGAGCAAGTTGCAAAACATAAAGATTCCTACACAGCAGGTTATTTAAAATCAAAACTGAAATAA